Genomic DNA from Herpetosiphonaceae bacterium:
CCGATCGCGCCCTCGTCGAGCAGGCGGCGACATGTTTGCAGCCCGCCGCCGAGAAAGGTGTCGGGAGCGCCTCCCACCAGCAGCCCTTTCGTGCGCGCCAGATCGAGCATCCGGGCCGCGCTCTCGCGGTCGATCGCCAGCGGCTTTTCATTGTAGACCGATTTACCAGCCTCCAGCGCCGCGATGCCGATCGGTCCGTGTGCCTGGGGCACGGTCAGGTTGATCACCAGCTCGATCGCGGAGTCAGCGATCAGCTCCTCGACGCTGCACGCCTTAGGAACGCCATACTTTTGCGCCTGCGCTGCCGCGCGCTCCGCCACCAGATCGGCGCAGGCCAGCACGCGCAGATTCGGAAAGCGCGTGCAGTTGCGCAGATAGATGTCGCTAATGTTGCCGCAGCCGACGATCCCGACGGTGACAGGTTGTGTGGTCATATAGTTTCCTGTGATTCTTTCGAGTTCCAAACGCTAGCGCGACGCCCAGAGCATACCGCGCCGCATGATCTCGCGCGCCTCAGGCACATCGAAATCCGCCGTCTGGTGCCCAAGCGAACAGTAAAAGACCTTGCCCTGGTCCCAGCGCCGCTTCCAGACTACCGGCATGACGCAGCCCGCGACCCACGGCGCGTGCTCGCCGCTGAAGGTGGTCGTCGCCAGCACCTCGTTCGACGGATCGACGTGCATGTAGTACTGCTCGGTACGAACCGCGAAGTCGCTCAGCCCTTCGGTGATGGGATCGTCGCGGTTGACGATGTTGACGGTGTAGTCGATGATGTTGCCAGGATGCGCCACCCACTGCCCGCCGACCATCCACTGGTACGCCGTGTTCTGCCGAAACGAGTCGGCCATGCAGCCATGCCAGCCCGCCACGCCCACGCCGGAGGCGACGGCATCCAGCAGGCCGCGCTGCTGCTCGTCGGTGATCGTGCCCATCGTCCACACGGGCACGATCAGGCTGAGCGATTGCAGCCGCGCGCGATCGAGATAGACATCCAGCGTATCCGCCAGCGCGACGGCATACCCTTCGTCGCGCAGAATCCCGCCGAAGCGTTCTGCGGATTGTCGGGGCTGATGGCCTTCCCAGCCACCCCATACGATCAGTGCTGATTTCATCGTTCTTGTTGCACCTCTCTACGCGCGTTGTACGATACCACTCCCTGGCGTAGAGTCAACGCGCAGCCTCGGAAAACGCGGCCTCGAAATATGGGTAATCATCGCAGGTCTGCGCCGCGCACTCGATCGCCTGCATGACGGCCAGGACGACATGATCTTGCCACGGACGGGCGATCACCTGCACGCCCACCGGCAGGCCCGCGCTGCCGGACTCAACGGATCGAGCCGCGCGCTGCACCAGATCGAACGACGCGATCCGCCCGATCTCCTCGCCGCCAGCTCCGCAGCGCCGTAGTCCGTCAACGTGCGTTTCATGCTCGCACAGCCTTCTCATTGAGCGTGACGACGATAGCATCTTTATGCGGTGCCCGTCAATCCTGGCAGGATGAGCGTGTAGAATAGATCCGTCGCCGCATGATCGCCGATGCATAGCTAGATGAGGCCCGCATGTTCAACGGAGTGACGATCGTCCTGACACTGCTTGCGCTTGCTTCCGCCGCGCTCCATATTCGGGCTGAGTACGGCGGTTCCCGCGCGCAGGTCTACCTCTTCAAGCCGCTGACCACCGTGGCGATCCTGCTGATCGCCGCTGGCTCGTCGGGTGAGACTCTGCCAGCGTACCGCTACGCGATTATCGCCGGGCTGCTCTGCTCGCTGGCTGGCGACGTGTTTCTGATGCTTCCCGCCGACCGCTTTCTGGCGGGGCTGGTTAGCTTTCTTCTGGCGCATCTCTGCTATATCGTCGCCTTCAATGTGGGCGTCCAGCCGCTCATGCCGCTATGGTCGGGCCTGCCCTTCCTGGCCTACGGCATGATGCTCTTCGCGCGCCTGCGCCCGCACCTCGGCAGCATGGCGCTGCCCGTCGCAGGCTATAGCCTGGTCATCAGCGTGATGGCCTGGCAGGCGTGCGCCCGCTGGCTTCAGCTCGCCACGCCCGACGCGCTGCTGGCCGGGATCGGCGCGGTGCTCTTCGTCGCCTCCGACTCGCTGCTGGCGATCGATCGCTTCGCTGGCTCGTTCCGCTGGGCACATCTGGCGATCCTCGTGACCTACTACGTTGCACAATGGCTGATTGCCGCCTCAACCTGCGCGCTGTGAGGGGTTGATTTTATAACTTTTAACCATTACAATACACGCCTCAAATCTATTATCCCCCCTCATCTCAGCCCAAGGAGACTCCTATGAGGATTCGTCCGCTCCGCCTGGCGTCCATCTGGCCTCTGTCCTTGCTGGTGA
This window encodes:
- a CDS encoding ThuA domain-containing protein gives rise to the protein MKSALIVWGGWEGHQPRQSAERFGGILRDEGYAVALADTLDVYLDRARLQSLSLIVPVWTMGTITDEQQRGLLDAVASGVGVAGWHGCMADSFRQNTAYQWMVGGQWVAHPGNIIDYTVNIVNRDDPITEGLSDFAVRTEQYYMHVDPSNEVLATTTFSGEHAPWVAGCVMPVVWKRRWDQGKVFYCSLGHQTADFDVPEAREIMRRGMLWASR
- a CDS encoding lysoplasmalogenase; protein product: MFNGVTIVLTLLALASAALHIRAEYGGSRAQVYLFKPLTTVAILLIAAGSSGETLPAYRYAIIAGLLCSLAGDVFLMLPADRFLAGLVSFLLAHLCYIVAFNVGVQPLMPLWSGLPFLAYGMMLFARLRPHLGSMALPVAGYSLVISVMAWQACARWLQLATPDALLAGIGAVLFVASDSLLAIDRFAGSFRWAHLAILVTYYVAQWLIAASTCAL